The genomic stretch CTGCTGAACTTCGTCCAGATGAGGCGCAGAGCCTCCCATAACGATATCTAGTTGAGTGTCGCGAGGCAGCTCCGATTCCACCAATGAGTCTAAAACCTGGCCCGTCACATTGGTTCGATCCACACCACCCAGGGAGATCAGAACTCGCTTCAGCTCCGGCTGCTCACGCCGCTTTAGGCTGAATTCGCGACGTAGTGCGAACTCCGGCCGCAGCAGCGAGAAGTCGGGGCCTATCAATCGCAAGCAATCCTTCGGCACAAGCCAATCATAATCTGAGGCAACCCGCCCCAGATTCTGATCCAACAACAGGGCACATTCGTGCTGCCTGTTAGCCAGGTCATCAATAACCATAATTTGATCTACCACCATTGCAACCTGCTGTTCCCAGCGGGCATCAAGGGCGTAGTGATCCACCACCAACCAGTCTGCATCTATTAGCGCCAGAGCTTCACGTGTCTCTTTTGCATCTTGTTGCCAAGGCACACCCAACCAATCGCCATAAGAATCGTTTAAATAGGCTGATGAGTTGAATTCCATAGTTTCAGGAGCCGGCAGAATGAACAGCTGGTATCCTTTACCTGCGATTAAATCAGTCAGGTGCCCTTGATGTTTACGACAGATAAACACGCATTGGTGACCCTGACAGGTCAGTTCATCAGCTAGCGTGAGACAACGAATAACGTGGCCCGTTCCTATATGCTCCGAAGCATCAACGCGAAACGCTACCAGCACGTCCATCCCCCATCAACAACCAGGTTGGAGCCGTTCACAAAGGTGGACGCATCCGAAATCAGGAACGACAGCGGCCCCTGAATTTCCTCTGTCTGGCCAATTCGTCCCAAAGGTACTTTGCCAGCCAAAGTCTTTACGAAATCCGGATTGGTCGCCTGCACAGCAGTTGAAGGGAATGGCCCGGGGGAGACCGCATTGACTCGTATTCCTTCTATGCCAAACTCACAGGCCGCATACCGAGTCCACTGGATGAGTGCGGCTTTTGCGGCACCATAAAACGGCGGATTGGCCGCGTTCTTGCCCGGGTATAATCTTTGATCAGGGCTCACCATTCCATACATCGAACCAATATTTACTACAGAAGCTCCGCCACCGCTCTTAACAGCCAATCGCAAATTAGGAAGTGCTTCGCGTAGCAACCTGTTCGCTGATACCAACGAGACTTCATAGCTATTGCGGTAATCATTATCCGTCGCAGTCTCTATTGAACCTGCCCCACCAGCATAAGCATTGTTCACCAAGCCGTGTAATGGCGTGTTACCAAATTGGGCAAACCAGTGACGTACAGCTTGTTCATCATTTACGTCGAAGACAGCAGGCTGGGCGGCTAGTTTTGCCTCGCACAACTCTTCCACAAACTGTTCGACACGAGGGCGATTTCTGCCGTTCACCAGTACTTTAGCCCCCAACTCCGCCAGACCAAAAACCATCGCCCTACCAAGATATCCAGTGGCCCCTGTTACTAGAACGCTTTTGCCGTAAAGTGAAAATCTTTGCTTTAGGTCAGGCATCGGGCTTCGTCCAGGTTGCGGGGTCAAGCGTTTCTCTCGGGACCTGAGGGCGATCTTCAACGATCTTCAGTAGCTGATCTCGTGACCACGGCTCGACGCTCATTACCTTGAGGTTGTAAAGGAGCTGTTCCTTAGTATCCAAGCCCAGCACAACGCCATCAATCCAGTCTTGAGAGAGCGCAAAGCGCAAACAGAGTTCAACCACATCACCTCCGCAGTTGTTATTTGCCTGTTCACGAAGCCATTCCAATACCTGGCCGGCATTGGGACATTTAGCTCTCTTCCAAAGGTTTAAATGATTGGTAGTCAACAACCCCTGCAGTAAAGCACTTCGGACGTGAATAGTGAGGCAACGATGCTTTCGCTCATCCAAAATTTTTTCAATGACCGAATCCCAGCGGTAATCAAGTATGTTGAAAGGTATCTGGAGGATCGAAACGGAATCAAAAGACAAAGCGGTCAATGCTTCCTTCGGGGACTGTACCGACACGCCGAGCTCACCAATAACGCCCTTTTTTTTGAGTTGGGCAAGTGCGTGCCAGACCCCCCCGTTCCAAGCAGTTAAGTGGTCCGCCCTGTGAAGCATTAAAGCGTTGAGCTTGGAGACACCGAGCAATCGACAGGATTGATATACACTTCGTTCTACAAAGGCTTCCACCACTTCGGGCTGTGCCTCAGGAGGGCAGTCATCTAAAGGTGACAGCTTTGTAATAACGGTTGTCCTGGAAGACCAGCCCTCAGCCAACGCTTTGCCCAGCACCTTTTCACTGTCGCCATAGGCTCTCGCGGTATCCAGGTGCTGAACACCATTTTTAATAGCGGTTCGTACCAGGTCGTTCACAAGTTTCTGTTGAGGGCGCCCAGCCCTGTTCGCAATACCGTAGTCCAATCCAAACTGAGCCGTTCCCAAAACCATTCTGTTTGCTGGAGCTGTAACTGCCACGTCTGTGCATTCAGCTTTCAATGCTTCCAGCAAAACTCCCATCGGCATATTTTCAGGTTTATCGGAGCCTTCAAACAACTTTGCAACGGTTAAGTAATCATCCAATGTATCTACGGTACAGCGATAGTGTTCCATACGCAGGGATTGGTAGTGTTCGAATCTGCTTCCGCCATATTTGCCTATTATCCAAGGGGTAACATGCTCGCGATCAAACGGCGATTCTGTTTCGTTCTGAGCTTCCCTGAGATGTCCGGCGCGCGTTATTTCAGCACTGACGCCGTAGGGCAGCCCCGATGAACCTCCAACGCAGCCAAGATATGCGACTTCTCTTTTTTCGAATTCCTTGAGCATTTCATCAATGAATGCCCCATCCGGAAAGACATTATCGCCGGTCAGCCGAACAACGGCATATTCGTCTGAGACCCCCTCAAGCGCATCCACGAAGCGCTTGAGGGTATCCTCCAACTCCCCTCTGAAAAAGCTGATGCGCCACTTGGCAAGGACTTCACATAACAGATCATCCGAAGGTTCCCGAGAGGTTACAACCGTAACTGGATGGCCGGTATTGCCAGCCCGACGGGCTGCAAGCACGACCAAGGGCACACCGCCCACTGGCAGTAAAACCTTGGCCGGCAGGCGAGACGAATTTGTCCTTGCCTGCAACAAGAGCCGAACCTTCATACCAGCGAAAACTCCAACGCGCTCGAAACCTGGTCCTGTTGCTCGTACGTCATCCCATGAAACATGGGCAGGCTGATTGCTTCGCGGTAATAAGCCATCGCCTCAGGAAAATCACTTGCATTGAAACCCATGGACTCATAATAGGGCTGCGTATGAACCGGGATATAATGCAAGTTCACTCCAATTCCTTGCTCCCGGAGGGATTCGAATACCTCCCGATGGGATTTATCAACTTCATTGAGACTCAAACGGATGACGTACAGGTGCAAACCTGAGTAGCTATCTGGGTGCTGCCATGGCGTAGTCACCGGCAACCTCGCCAAGATTTCATTATAACGACCGGCTAGCTCATGACGGCGAGCTACGAAAGCATCCAAGCGATTCATCTGGCTTACACCCAAAGCTGCCTGAAGCTCCGTCATTCGATAATTAAAACCCAGGTCGATTTGCTGGTAATACCATGGCCCGTCAGCTTCGCGAGTCATTAGGCGAGGATCCCGGGTAATTCCATGGCTACGCAGTAAATTCATACGGCTGGCCAGATTTTCATCATTGGTAAGGGCCATACCACCTTCCGCGGTAGTAATGATCTTTACTGGGTGAAAACTGAAAACCGTAATGTCGCTGTAGCGACTGTTGCCGATGAACTCCCCCCTATACTTTCCGCCAATGGCGTGTGAGGCATCCTCGATAACCCGAAACCCATATTTTTTGCTTAATCGGTGCACTTCTGCCATGTCACACGGCTGACCACAAAGGTGAACTGCAACCACAATTTTGGGCAGGCATGCGGACTTCTCCGCCTGCTCCAGCTTAGCAGCCAGTGCTTTCGGGCACATGTTGTATGTTTTGGGGTCAATATCAACAAAATCGACCTTAGCACCGCAGTAGAGTCCGCAGTTTGCCGAAGCTACAAACGTAATAGGCGACGTCCACAGCCAATCACCCGGCCCCAACCCCAGACTCATACAAGCAATGTGTAAGGCCGAGGTTGCACTGTTCACGGCCAACGCATGCTTGGCACCAACATGTTCAGCTACCTTTGATTCAAACTCCGGCACCTTGGGGCCTTGAGTCAGAAAGTCCGACTGGAGCACTTCAAGCACAGAGTCAATGTCGGCCTGAGAGATTTCTTGCTTGCCGTAGGGAATCATTCTCAGATCTTTCCAATTTCGTTGTTGTGACGATCAATCCACGCCTGAAGTTCTTTGTCAGTCATCCATTCCGAATTATTGTCACTTGAATAGACAAAGCCCTCCGGCACCTTCTTACCGTCCTTGATTCGGCTTTCGCATGTTCCCCAATCGTTAATATTGGGCAAAATTTTGAAGTGCTCTGGATATTCGTAGGTGAAATAGGAGTCTTCTGCGCCAATCATCTGTTCATGCAGTTTTTCACCCGGCCGAATCCCAACCACTTCCTGCTTTGCATCCGGGGCAACCACTTGCGCGAGGTCCGTTACTTTCATTGACGGGATCTTCTTGACATAAATCTCGCCACCCACCATGTCTTCGAATGCATGCCAGACCAACTCTACGCCTTGCTCCAGACTGATCATAAAACGTGTCATGCGCGGGTCGGTTATGGGCAACACGCCTTTTTCTTTGATCGACATGAAAAAGGGTATGACCGAGCCGCGAGACCCCATTACGTTACCGTACCGGACCACAGAAAATTTGGTCTCATGGCCACCCGAATATGAGTTGCCGGCCACAAAAAGCTTGTCAGAGGCCAACTTGGTGGCACCGTAGAGATTGATAGGACTGCTGGCTTTATCGGTTGAGAGCGCGACGACGCCCTTAACGCCTTTATCAATCGCAGCATCTATCAGATTCATGGCTCCGTGAATGTTTGTTTTTACACATTCAAAAGGATTGTACTCAGCGGTAGGTACGATCTTCGTGGCAGCTGCGTGCACAACATAGTCAACGCCATCAAGTGCCCGATATAGTCGATCCCTGTCTCGTACATCGCCTATAAAGAAACGAAGGCGGTCGTCGCCTTGAAACAGCTTGGCCATTTCCCACTGCTTCATTTCGTCCCGAGAAAACACAATGATTTTCTTGGGATTGTATTTTTCCAGTGTCATGGGAATGAATTTATGGCCGAACGACCCAGTGCCACCGGTTACGAGGATAGTAGAGTTTTCTAACATTAGATTTTCGCCAAGTGTCTTCTATGGATTGCTGGATTTGTTACTCGTGAAGAGTACGAGCCTAATGAACACAATTATAATCGAAAGCATGAGGCCCAGAATGGTTGCCAAGACAACCGTTAATGCTCTTTTAGGTTCACTTTTTTCTTGAGGCACAACCGCCGGGTCTACAGTCTCGAACACGTATTCTTGCTGGGCATTGGCCAGCATCACAGTGCGGGTTTCATTTTCAATGAGTTGGTAAAACACTTGCTGCATGCCAGCGACGTTGGTGTCGTTCAGTTTTTCTTCAAGATAGTTGATTCGGGCAGTGGCTTTGGTGACATCCTGCTTGCGCATATGCTCGTTGATATCTTTGACCAGCCATTGGGCCCACTGCTGCGCAGCGGAAGGTGACAGGCTTTTCACGCTTATAGTGATCATACCGTTGTCTTTGTTTTCGCTGACGTTAAGGCTCTTTTCCTTAAATGTTTTCACCAAGTCCCAATCCGTCGGCTTGTAGCTCTTGCCGCCTTCATCCAATAGCCATTCACCTGTCTCGGGGTTGTAGATTTCCAAGTTGTATACCCACGTTTGGCTCTTATCATTCCAGGCT from Marinobacter adhaerens HP15 encodes the following:
- the pseG gene encoding UDP-2,4-diacetamido-2,4,6-trideoxy-beta-L-altropyranose hydrolase, whose translation is MDVLVAFRVDASEHIGTGHVIRCLTLADELTCQGHQCVFICRKHQGHLTDLIAGKGYQLFILPAPETMEFNSSAYLNDSYGDWLGVPWQQDAKETREALALIDADWLVVDHYALDARWEQQVAMVVDQIMVIDDLANRQHECALLLDQNLGRVASDYDWLVPKDCLRLIGPDFSLLRPEFALRREFSLKRREQPELKRVLISLGGVDRTNVTGQVLDSLVESELPRDTQLDIVMGGSAPHLDEVQQQANRLPFKATVNVNVPDMAERMCLADLSIGAAGGTSWERCCLGLPAVLVILADNQVSGARALEAAGATSTITDPDTVQAYLPSVMAEIGRFDCLQRMSRAAAAITDGKGTSRVLESILTVSRNAS
- a CDS encoding SDR family NAD(P)-dependent oxidoreductase; amino-acid sequence: MPDLKQRFSLYGKSVLVTGATGYLGRAMVFGLAELGAKVLVNGRNRPRVEQFVEELCEAKLAAQPAVFDVNDEQAVRHWFAQFGNTPLHGLVNNAYAGGAGSIETATDNDYRNSYEVSLVSANRLLREALPNLRLAVKSGGGASVVNIGSMYGMVSPDQRLYPGKNAANPPFYGAAKAALIQWTRYAACEFGIEGIRVNAVSPGPFPSTAVQATNPDFVKTLAGKVPLGRIGQTEEIQGPLSFLISDASTFVNGSNLVVDGGWTCW
- a CDS encoding aldo/keto reductase; this translates as MKVRLLLQARTNSSRLPAKVLLPVGGVPLVVLAARRAGNTGHPVTVVTSREPSDDLLCEVLAKWRISFFRGELEDTLKRFVDALEGVSDEYAVVRLTGDNVFPDGAFIDEMLKEFEKREVAYLGCVGGSSGLPYGVSAEITRAGHLREAQNETESPFDREHVTPWIIGKYGGSRFEHYQSLRMEHYRCTVDTLDDYLTVAKLFEGSDKPENMPMGVLLEALKAECTDVAVTAPANRMVLGTAQFGLDYGIANRAGRPQQKLVNDLVRTAIKNGVQHLDTARAYGDSEKVLGKALAEGWSSRTTVITKLSPLDDCPPEAQPEVVEAFVERSVYQSCRLLGVSKLNALMLHRADHLTAWNGGVWHALAQLKKKGVIGELGVSVQSPKEALTALSFDSVSILQIPFNILDYRWDSVIEKILDERKHRCLTIHVRSALLQGLLTTNHLNLWKRAKCPNAGQVLEWLREQANNNCGGDVVELCLRFALSQDWIDGVVLGLDTKEQLLYNLKVMSVEPWSRDQLLKIVEDRPQVPRETLDPATWTKPDA
- the pseC gene encoding UDP-4-amino-4,6-dideoxy-N-acetyl-beta-L-altrosamine transaminase, whose amino-acid sequence is MIPYGKQEISQADIDSVLEVLQSDFLTQGPKVPEFESKVAEHVGAKHALAVNSATSALHIACMSLGLGPGDWLWTSPITFVASANCGLYCGAKVDFVDIDPKTYNMCPKALAAKLEQAEKSACLPKIVVAVHLCGQPCDMAEVHRLSKKYGFRVIEDASHAIGGKYRGEFIGNSRYSDITVFSFHPVKIITTAEGGMALTNDENLASRMNLLRSHGITRDPRLMTREADGPWYYQQIDLGFNYRMTELQAALGVSQMNRLDAFVARRHELAGRYNEILARLPVTTPWQHPDSYSGLHLYVIRLSLNEVDKSHREVFESLREQGIGVNLHYIPVHTQPYYESMGFNASDFPEAMAYYREAISLPMFHGMTYEQQDQVSSALEFSLV
- the pseB gene encoding UDP-N-acetylglucosamine 4,6-dehydratase (inverting); its protein translation is MLENSTILVTGGTGSFGHKFIPMTLEKYNPKKIIVFSRDEMKQWEMAKLFQGDDRLRFFIGDVRDRDRLYRALDGVDYVVHAAATKIVPTAEYNPFECVKTNIHGAMNLIDAAIDKGVKGVVALSTDKASSPINLYGATKLASDKLFVAGNSYSGGHETKFSVVRYGNVMGSRGSVIPFFMSIKEKGVLPITDPRMTRFMISLEQGVELVWHAFEDMVGGEIYVKKIPSMKVTDLAQVVAPDAKQEVVGIRPGEKLHEQMIGAEDSYFTYEYPEHFKILPNINDWGTCESRIKDGKKVPEGFVYSSDNNSEWMTDKELQAWIDRHNNEIGKI
- a CDS encoding Wzz/FepE/Etk N-terminal domain-containing protein, with the translated sequence MSKHELRVQPAIEKPYRQDDEIDLRELFETFWRGKWLIMAITVVFAAGGVAYALYKPNVYQANVLLAPANEEGGLQGLSGQLGGLASLAGISIGGERSNQTVIAKEVLQSRAFLADFIRRHNLEVPLMGTEAWNDKSQTWVYNLEIYNPETGEWLLDEGGKSYKPTDWDLVKTFKEKSLNVSENKDNGMITISVKSLSPSAAQQWAQWLVKDINEHMRKQDVTKATARINYLEEKLNDTNVAGMQQVFYQLIENETRTVMLANAQQEYVFETVDPAVVPQEKSEPKRALTVVLATILGLMLSIIIVFIRLVLFTSNKSSNP